From the genome of Fusibacter sp. A1:
TTGTCATTAAGTATTGCTTCGATTTGTGTCGCATAGGCATCGCCTTCGACTTGTTTTACTAGTACTAGATCTTTATTCATCATTTACCCCCTTATACTGACTATTGTACACTAATAAAAGACATCATTCCATATGATGTCTTTTAAGTGTGAACCTTCTATTTCTTCCACCTCTCAAGCTTCGGTATACTGCGAGTCGCCAACCATGCCACCATACCGTTCATTCCAGATTCTTTCATCTGCGTAATGCAAAAGTCTTGCATTTTCCTCGCAGTGTCCACTTCTGGCGGCGTTAAAAACTCACCGTCTTTGTAGCACATATAACAATACTTCTTGTTGATCGAACCGTCTTTTTCAGTGCCGCCTCCTTGCGGGTCCTTTTTCATTGGAAAACCGCAGCTTTGACAGAATTTATACTCTTCCATTGTTAGTCCTCCCTTCTATCCATTACCCTATCCATCTACTTTCTAAAAAAGTTCTTGTACCCTGCCTTATCCTCAATATTGAACTCAATCATTCTTCGCAGCAATTTCAAATCCACTTCCTGATTCCACTTCACCTTTACAAGGCCCTTTGTATGATCATATCCTGATTTTTTGATATCATCCAAAAACAAAGTCACGAGAGCTTCTTCAGGAGTAAATGACATATGATGCATGGCCATGCTAAAACCTATGATAAAGGTACCCTCATGAATAAACATGGGTTGGTTCCATTTAATAGCTGCATCAAGCATCGGAAATTCCTTTTCAATCCAGTTGAAAACATCAATCATTCTTTTTCTTTGCTCAGGAATCTCTATTGCGTCAATATAGTCTTTTAACTCCTTCACATTACACCTCCAGAATCAAATGGATATCCTGTCACCGGTTTAGCTAACTTTAAGGGTTTAGCTTCTTTAGTCTCAATGAATACAAGTATCCGTCCGCCCATTGATCATTCACCTTCATCACCTTT
Proteins encoded in this window:
- a CDS encoding zinc ribbon domain-containing protein; this encodes MEEYKFCQSCGFPMKKDPQGGGTEKDGSINKKYCYMCYKDGEFLTPPEVDTARKMQDFCITQMKESGMNGMVAWLATRSIPKLERWKK
- a CDS encoding iron chaperone, with protein sequence MKELKDYIDAIEIPEQRKRMIDVFNWIEKEFPMLDAAIKWNQPMFIHEGTFIIGFSMAMHHMSFTPEEALVTLFLDDIKKSGYDHTKGLVKVKWNQEVDLKLLRRMIEFNIEDKAGYKNFFRK